From one Halothece sp. PCC 7418 genomic stretch:
- a CDS encoding ABC transporter ATP-binding protein has protein sequence MAQSRLRNLISYLRPHRKQMLMGIAALLAVNLVSAAIPLLIRDSVDQTFDNNRFWYYVVGIILLASVMWGIRMISRLLIFGVGRKVEYDLKQRIFEHLLCLEPGYFSLHTSGDLINRATSDVDNVRRLVGFAVLSVVNTVFAYTITLPFMLSIDVNLTLLAIAPYPFILIAVQLSSRNLSRQQQEVQENLSDLSQLIQEDVSGMSLIKIYAQEENEKQAFAQKNETLLRSNLKLARTRNILFPIIEALAAVSLLFLLGLGSRGLSSGTISNGDFVALIIYAQRLVFPIALLGFTITTYQRGAVSVDRVQAIFEAEPQIQDDPEAIVLPVETVKGHLEAKDLRYRYPGSQAWALQGVNFTIQPGEVVAVVGSIGAGKSTLANVLPRLLKIEAGQVFLDGYDITKIRLADLRRAIAYVPQDSFLFSTTISNNIAYGDPYADMDWVETSAKTSQIHPEILSFPKQYDTIVGERGITLSGGQRQRASLARALLVDAPVLILDDALSSVDNRTATEILNSLSAGVEGKTVIFITHQLSAAAKADRLLVMDQGQIVQMGTHEELLEVEGLYRSLWQQHEMEEVLP, from the coding sequence AATTTAGTTAGTGCTGCCATTCCGCTATTGATTCGCGACAGTGTGGATCAAACCTTTGATAATAACCGCTTCTGGTACTACGTCGTTGGCATTATTCTCCTCGCTTCTGTGATGTGGGGGATTCGGATGATATCCCGCCTTTTAATTTTCGGCGTGGGACGTAAGGTGGAATATGATCTCAAACAAAGAATTTTTGAACACTTACTCTGTTTAGAACCGGGTTACTTTTCATTACATACTTCGGGCGATTTAATTAACCGCGCAACTAGCGATGTGGATAATGTGCGTCGGTTGGTAGGGTTTGCCGTATTGAGTGTGGTGAATACAGTCTTTGCTTACACGATTACGCTGCCCTTTATGTTGTCGATTGATGTCAATTTAACCCTCCTCGCGATCGCGCCGTATCCGTTTATTTTAATTGCGGTGCAACTCTCCAGTCGGAATCTCAGTCGCCAACAGCAGGAAGTGCAAGAAAATCTTTCTGATCTCAGTCAGTTGATTCAGGAAGATGTCAGTGGGATGTCTTTAATCAAGATTTATGCCCAAGAAGAGAATGAAAAACAAGCCTTTGCCCAGAAAAATGAAACGCTGCTGCGATCAAATCTGAAATTAGCCCGCACCCGCAATATTTTATTCCCGATTATTGAAGCACTCGCTGCGGTTAGTTTACTCTTTTTACTAGGACTCGGTTCACGGGGATTGAGTAGTGGCACGATTAGCAATGGTGACTTTGTGGCGTTGATTATTTATGCCCAGCGTTTGGTCTTCCCGATTGCCTTACTTGGCTTTACCATTACGACTTATCAACGGGGTGCGGTGAGTGTCGATCGCGTGCAAGCGATTTTTGAAGCGGAACCGCAGATTCAAGATGATCCCGAGGCGATTGTCCTCCCCGTGGAAACGGTGAAAGGGCATCTGGAAGCAAAAGACTTAAGATATCGCTATCCAGGGTCACAAGCGTGGGCATTGCAAGGGGTTAACTTTACCATTCAACCTGGAGAAGTGGTAGCGGTTGTGGGGTCAATTGGTGCGGGAAAATCGACCCTAGCCAATGTCCTTCCCCGTTTATTAAAAATCGAAGCAGGACAGGTGTTTTTAGATGGCTATGATATTACCAAAATTCGCTTAGCCGATTTACGTCGCGCGATCGCGTATGTTCCCCAAGATAGCTTTTTATTCAGCACCACGATTAGTAATAACATTGCTTATGGTGATCCCTACGCTGATATGGATTGGGTGGAAACCTCTGCCAAAACTTCCCAAATTCACCCTGAAATCCTCAGTTTTCCCAAGCAATACGACACCATTGTCGGTGAACGGGGAATTACCCTTTCTGGTGGACAACGTCAGCGTGCCTCTCTAGCGAGGGCGTTATTAGTAGATGCGCCAGTTTTAATTTTAGATGATGCCCTCTCCAGTGTTGACAATCGAACAGCAACGGAAATCTTAAACAGTTTATCGGCAGGGGTAGAAGGAAAAACTGTGATTTTCATTACCCATCAACTTTCCGCAGCAGCAAAAGCGGATCGGTTACTGGTCATGGATCAAGGTCAGATTGTGCAAATGGGAACCCATGAGGAATTATTAGAAGTGGAAGGTTTATATCGGTCTCTTTGGCAGCAACATGAAATGGAAGAAGTGTTGCCATAA
- a CDS encoding glycosyltransferase family 39 protein encodes MLFSILLLFSVYGLGRQLLSPPVGLLAAALCQLLPGLYRYRTEFVLDYPVTAIVTFSFFSLTLWKQSACDETKPERWLWGVLVGFAIGLGLMIKQTVVLFLFFPILWLFLITIRKRKWENLIQFLIGLLTALLIAFPWYKTNWLLILTSGKRATVDSAIAEGDPALNTLDAWLYYGKVLPYLLSWHLLLIPFVCFLIYGTQWLIKHQRFDEKSMQTVRWLGIFLIGGYFLSSLNLNKDARYILPLLPVLSLIIAQGLFFVSRKWRFPLIASTLGLGFVLMILNLFPLNGDWITEILSPRVQHYPVMGKAYPHQDVVAEMVETSPYLRHTLGVLPSTPTINQHNFSFYGAQANFQVYGRQVGVEESNIEQDARSLRWFITKTGEQGSIPSAQKLITERIETGNDFSLRNTWTLPDQSLLKLYQQKQPTVTVIPIENSPSTVHLTRVEVPERIPKGVPIPVDYTWEGNGEALQQGIVLLTWEGTETDHFWLHDHGIAMGGLVNHLESGLKVEENTAMLIPPDTPKGNYTLRARYLNRETGETYPLETPSLSVTVDTNATAPPAPELDLVTQLRTAAVTLPEGESALEDIFAQTGRINQYDPIQDYLQQSEIALKYRLQMQEERLDWLYPLALSEVLQQDADGAIAQFKKITELDSENPYAYAYLAFVHLYLWQPHAAETALNTALQLNPNLDILHTLDGVAALMQGNLIKAYQKLTSDQ; translated from the coding sequence ATTTTATTTAGTATTCTGTTATTATTTTCTGTTTATGGTTTAGGGAGACAATTATTGAGTCCGCCCGTGGGCTTATTGGCTGCTGCACTTTGTCAGCTTTTACCAGGTTTATATCGCTATCGCACAGAATTTGTTTTAGATTATCCTGTCACGGCAATTGTTACGTTTAGTTTTTTTAGTTTGACGTTGTGGAAACAATCTGCTTGTGATGAAACAAAACCTGAGCGCTGGTTATGGGGGGTTTTAGTGGGTTTTGCAATTGGTCTGGGGTTGATGATTAAGCAAACGGTTGTCTTATTTCTTTTCTTCCCCATTTTATGGTTATTTTTGATAACAATTAGGAAGCGAAAGTGGGAAAATTTAATTCAGTTTTTGATTGGATTATTAACCGCTTTATTGATTGCTTTTCCATGGTATAAAACCAATTGGTTACTCATTTTAACTTCTGGAAAAAGAGCAACTGTTGACTCCGCGATCGCGGAAGGTGATCCAGCATTAAATACCCTTGATGCTTGGCTTTATTATGGCAAAGTTTTACCCTATTTATTGTCTTGGCATCTGCTACTGATTCCCTTCGTTTGCTTTTTAATTTATGGAACACAGTGGTTGATTAAACACCAGCGTTTCGATGAAAAATCTATGCAAACAGTTCGTTGGTTAGGAATATTTCTAATTGGCGGTTATTTCCTCAGTTCTCTGAATTTAAATAAAGATGCTCGTTATATTTTACCCCTGTTACCTGTTTTATCTTTAATTATTGCCCAAGGCTTGTTCTTTGTTTCTAGAAAATGGCGTTTTCCCCTCATTGCTAGCACTTTGGGACTCGGCTTTGTTTTGATGATCTTAAATTTATTTCCTTTAAATGGAGACTGGATCACGGAAATTTTAAGTCCGAGAGTGCAACATTATCCCGTAATGGGAAAAGCGTATCCGCATCAAGATGTGGTTGCAGAAATGGTTGAAACATCCCCTTATTTAAGACATACTCTAGGCGTTTTACCGTCAACTCCAACGATTAATCAACATAACTTTTCTTTTTATGGCGCACAAGCTAATTTTCAAGTTTATGGTCGGCAAGTGGGCGTTGAAGAAAGTAATATTGAACAAGATGCGCGATCGCTGCGATGGTTTATTACGAAAACAGGGGAACAAGGATCGATTCCGTCTGCACAAAAGTTAATCACGGAACGCATTGAAACGGGAAATGATTTTAGCTTAAGAAATACTTGGACGTTACCTGATCAAAGTTTGCTTAAACTTTATCAACAGAAGCAGCCAACCGTTACGGTTATTCCCATTGAAAATAGTCCTTCAACGGTTCACTTAACGAGGGTAGAAGTTCCAGAAAGAATCCCTAAAGGTGTCCCCATTCCTGTTGATTATACTTGGGAAGGAAACGGAGAAGCCTTACAACAAGGAATTGTATTATTAACTTGGGAAGGAACAGAAACCGATCATTTCTGGTTACATGATCATGGGATTGCAATGGGAGGTTTAGTGAATCATTTAGAGAGTGGTTTAAAAGTAGAAGAAAACACCGCAATGTTGATTCCGCCAGACACCCCAAAGGGAAACTATACCCTCCGCGCCAGATATCTGAATCGAGAAACTGGTGAAACCTATCCCCTAGAAACTCCTTCTCTTTCTGTTACCGTTGATACCAACGCAACTGCACCCCCTGCGCCAGAATTAGATTTAGTGACGCAACTGCGGACGGCTGCGGTAACCCTTCCTGAAGGAGAAAGTGCCCTAGAAGATATTTTTGCCCAAACGGGACGCATTAATCAATATGATCCGATTCAAGACTATTTGCAGCAGTCTGAAATCGCTTTGAAATACCGTTTACAGATGCAGGAAGAACGGTTAGACTGGCTTTACCCCTTAGCCCTCTCAGAGGTGTTACAACAAGATGCAGACGGCGCGATCGCGCAGTTTAAAAAAATAACTGAACTTGACTCCGAAAACCCCTATGCTTACGCCTATCTCGCCTTTGTTCATTTATATCTTTGGCAACCCCACGCAGCAGAAACCGCATTGAATACTGCATTGCAACTGAATCCCAATTTAGATATTTTACACACCTTAGATGGCGTTGCTGCATTGATGCAAGGAAATCTGATCAAAGCCTATCAAAAGTTAACCAGTGACCAATGA
- a CDS encoding phosphoribosyltransferase, whose translation MSDLYISWSEYYQTIEQLAIQIDQSGWEFNQIVCIAKGGLRVGDIFSRLFDLPLAIMSAASYGGENNQTRGKIQLSQHLAMTTSQLGNQVLLVDDLVDSGVSLQVTIDWLKQHYPEITELRSAVLWRKDCSVITPDYYVHYLKDNPWIHQPFEHYEQITVQDLDK comes from the coding sequence ATGTCCGATCTATACATTTCTTGGTCAGAATATTATCAAACCATTGAACAACTCGCGATTCAAATTGATCAATCGGGTTGGGAGTTTAATCAAATTGTATGTATTGCGAAAGGAGGTTTGCGGGTTGGTGATATTTTTTCCCGACTCTTTGACCTTCCTTTAGCGATTATGTCTGCTGCATCTTATGGCGGTGAAAACAATCAAACCCGAGGTAAAATTCAACTGTCTCAACATCTTGCAATGACAACCTCTCAATTAGGAAATCAAGTGTTGCTAGTGGATGATTTAGTGGATTCAGGAGTCAGTTTGCAAGTAACGATTGATTGGCTAAAACAACATTATCCAGAAATTACAGAACTACGCAGTGCAGTGTTATGGCGCAAAGATTGTTCTGTTATTACCCCTGATTACTATGTTCATTATCTCAAAGATAACCCTTGGATTCATCAACCCTTTGAACATTATGAACAAATCACTGTTCAGGATTTAGATAAATGA
- a CDS encoding AAA family ATPase yields MLSGYTIQETIAQRNKTIIYRGIRNSDSQRVIIKRLKSETPELKEIESLQNEYEISGNLDCPRIIKAYSLEADGNSYALILEDFGGQSLAEYLSVHPLSLEEFFTVGIHLAETLNQLHQIPIIHKDIKPSNIIINPNTQEVKLTDFNIAIRAPFEYPTLQNPNLMAGTFAYMSPEQTGRMNRYLDHRSDLYSLGVTFYEMLTGQLPYVSTDPLELIHSHLAQDPIPPHQLSANIPLGVSHVVLKLLAKSAEDRYQTAEGLKFDLESCVQQYQNYRTVNSFILGQRDRAPYLILPQKLYGREEEIQVLLNAFSTIQQGNSSFAVISGYAGIGKTSIVREIYPPVSQARGYFISGKFDQYKQETPYSAIIEAFQNLISQLLTTSAEEIAVWQKQIQTALGNNGKIIIDLIPELEILIGPQPDVPILEGQAIQNRFHRVFQQFTNVFSQAKHPLVLFLDDLQWADTASLKLIQYLVSNPNAKYFLLIGAYRDNEVKLTHPLLHILNQLKNEHNTKIIEITVQSLNIDQVHEFMADTFETKADPQKIQQLSHLVFEKTQGNPFFINQFLKTLDEEKIINYNYQADQWLWDLNVIQGVGLADLNLVELLARNFQKLPQTTQEILKAAACIGYQFSLSSLVKIHQCSSDFAKNNLEPALQQNFITIDSKGSKTSLNHGEIEYRFLHDRIQQAAYSLIPVTEKKATHLKIGQLLLQNSTEKEQEEILFVLVNQLNLGFDLLTSEEERQELVVLNLKAGKKAKQSTAYDLAANHFHTCRQILDDENWQNNYQQTVEIYLESAEVEYLNANLEEALRLCQIGQKQSDNDLDRTKFMLIEIQINISNQELLLSVENGLKVLDILGIEIVESEPTINPSQLLDLPEISDPFIALGNKVLSLITAPAAFSLHPITRPIIYTNLTLAKKHGNSISILYSYVNYGTTVICLRNDINLGYQLAEVALILLKQINAQIVSPQVKMPSAINILYKKKHLREVMHLLVESIQEAIEYGDFDFACHSANFYCEHSFFVGENLEDVHKKQKYYLDFIRQNKKEYQLFFTNISAQAVTNLITNYQLNNDLQGEFLQEVEDIEYLKTVNNQIVLFQYYFYKVLLSYLSKQYQDAIQYSKLALDYSLFIKAEFIFTEHNLYYSLSLLGQYRTSELESNKNHQDVQQVIENQELMKTWAYYAPMNFKYRYELVEAEKAKVLGETLTAMELYDRAIIGAKENRYIQYVALGNELAGEFYLGLGRQKIAQTYLAEAHYAYRRWGSTAKVEDLETRYPQFRLAETIPLPKIKTSTELDSSTNSDPRNLDLMTIIKAHQSLSSEIILDNLLAKLIEIVVENAGAQIGYLILEKEQQLFIEAYSQKTETKLLLSTPVISSTQIPLSIINYVARTKESTILDEASTEELFHQDPYIIQNQPRSVLCTPILNQGEFLGLIYLENNLTTEAFTSDRLEVINLLSSQAAISLKNAVLYQDMEALNMDLELAKAYLAESNQNLEQKIQQRTQSLSETLEILKATQAELKFENRLLKSEEDFSAYYYQVGGSLPMDAPTYVVRSADRYLYKALKQGEFCYILNPRQMGKSSLMIQMMQHLRKEGFACAAVDLTRIGSDEVTPSQWYKGLAVELWKNFGLLRVVNFKSWWNEQTDLSPVQRLSHFIEEVLLPYVGEQEKIVIFIDEIDCVLGLNFSVNDFFALIRSCYNQRSLKPEYQRLTFVLLGVATPSDLITDYQRTPFNIGQEITLKGFKQHEAQPLLQGLTEKVENPQTLLREILSWTNGQPFLTQKLCRLIRQTSETIPTNEEAEWVENLVQTKIINNWESQDEPEHLRTVRDRVLYSSVPAQETLPLYQQILESGQVSSSETPAEQVLLLSGLVEKEAGNLKVKNQIYQRIFNQDWIAHHLSKS; encoded by the coding sequence ATGTTGTCAGGATACACCATTCAAGAGACGATCGCGCAACGGAATAAAACCATTATTTATCGCGGAATCCGAAATAGTGACAGTCAAAGGGTGATTATTAAACGCCTTAAGTCAGAGACACCAGAATTAAAAGAGATTGAGAGCTTACAAAATGAATATGAAATTAGTGGGAATCTTGATTGTCCTCGGATTATCAAAGCCTATTCTCTCGAAGCTGATGGCAATAGCTATGCCCTGATTTTAGAAGACTTCGGCGGTCAATCCCTAGCGGAATATCTTTCGGTTCATCCTCTTTCCCTAGAAGAATTTTTCACCGTTGGCATTCATTTGGCTGAAACTTTAAATCAACTCCATCAAATCCCCATTATTCACAAAGATATTAAACCCAGCAACATTATTATTAACCCAAACACACAAGAGGTTAAACTCACTGACTTTAATATTGCCATTCGCGCCCCATTTGAATACCCAACTCTGCAAAATCCTAACCTGATGGCGGGAACGTTTGCTTATATGTCCCCTGAGCAAACGGGGAGAATGAATCGCTATCTCGACCATCGTAGCGACTTATATTCTCTGGGAGTCACCTTCTATGAAATGCTGACAGGACAACTCCCTTATGTTAGCACTGACCCACTAGAACTGATTCATAGCCATCTTGCCCAAGATCCGATTCCACCGCATCAACTCTCAGCGAACATTCCTTTAGGGGTTTCTCATGTAGTTTTGAAACTCCTCGCCAAAAGTGCAGAAGATAGATATCAAACCGCAGAAGGATTAAAGTTTGATTTAGAATCTTGTGTTCAGCAATATCAAAACTATCGCACCGTTAATTCTTTTATTTTAGGACAGCGCGATCGCGCTCCTTATTTAATTCTCCCCCAAAAGCTCTATGGACGAGAAGAAGAAATCCAAGTTCTCCTTAACGCTTTCTCAACGATCCAACAAGGAAACAGCAGTTTTGCTGTCATTTCTGGTTATGCTGGAATTGGAAAAACTTCAATTGTCCGCGAAATTTACCCACCCGTATCGCAAGCGCGAGGATATTTTATCAGTGGTAAATTTGATCAATATAAACAAGAAACACCTTATTCTGCAATCATTGAAGCCTTTCAAAACTTAATCTCACAGTTATTAACGACGAGTGCTGAGGAAATTGCAGTTTGGCAAAAACAAATTCAAACTGCTCTTGGGAATAACGGTAAAATTATTATTGATTTAATTCCAGAACTAGAAATTCTAATTGGACCGCAACCTGATGTTCCGATCCTAGAAGGACAAGCAATTCAAAATCGTTTTCATCGAGTTTTCCAACAATTTACAAACGTTTTTTCTCAAGCCAAACATCCGCTCGTTCTCTTTCTTGACGATTTGCAATGGGCTGACACGGCTTCTTTAAAGCTCATTCAGTATTTAGTGAGTAATCCCAATGCAAAATATTTCTTACTCATTGGGGCCTATCGCGATAATGAAGTTAAGCTCACTCATCCTCTGCTTCATATTCTAAATCAGCTTAAAAATGAACACAACACAAAAATTATTGAAATCACGGTTCAGTCCCTTAATATTGATCAGGTTCATGAGTTCATGGCGGATACTTTTGAAACCAAAGCAGATCCGCAAAAAATCCAACAATTGAGTCATTTAGTTTTTGAGAAAACACAAGGAAATCCCTTCTTTATTAACCAATTTCTCAAGACACTCGATGAAGAAAAGATTATTAATTACAATTATCAAGCCGATCAGTGGCTTTGGGACTTAAACGTCATACAAGGAGTAGGTTTAGCCGATCTGAATTTAGTTGAGCTTTTAGCTCGAAATTTTCAGAAACTACCACAAACAACACAAGAGATTTTAAAAGCAGCAGCTTGTATCGGTTATCAATTTAGTTTATCCAGTTTAGTAAAGATTCATCAATGTTCTTCTGATTTTGCTAAAAATAATCTAGAGCCAGCACTACAACAAAACTTTATTACAATTGATTCAAAAGGAAGTAAAACTAGCTTAAATCATGGGGAAATAGAATACCGATTTTTACATGATCGCATTCAACAAGCTGCTTATTCTCTAATTCCAGTCACAGAAAAGAAAGCAACCCATCTTAAGATTGGTCAATTATTACTTCAAAATAGTACCGAAAAAGAACAAGAAGAGATTTTATTTGTTCTTGTTAATCAACTGAACTTAGGATTCGATTTACTAACTTCTGAAGAGGAAAGACAAGAATTAGTCGTTCTTAACTTGAAAGCAGGAAAAAAAGCCAAGCAATCAACCGCTTACGACTTAGCTGCAAATCATTTCCACACTTGTCGTCAAATTTTAGATGATGAGAACTGGCAAAATAACTATCAACAAACTGTTGAGATCTATCTAGAGTCTGCTGAAGTAGAATACTTAAACGCAAACTTAGAAGAAGCACTTAGATTATGTCAAATTGGTCAAAAACAGTCAGATAATGACTTAGACCGAACAAAATTCATGCTCATAGAAATTCAAATTAATATTAGTAATCAAGAACTCTTATTGAGTGTAGAAAATGGTCTAAAAGTCTTAGACATTTTAGGAATTGAAATCGTGGAATCTGAACCGACAATTAATCCTTCTCAATTACTGGATTTACCAGAAATTTCTGACCCTTTTATAGCACTAGGGAACAAAGTTTTAAGCCTCATCACAGCACCTGCTGCATTTAGTCTTCATCCTATTACCCGTCCTATTATTTACACCAATCTTACTCTTGCGAAAAAACATGGAAACTCTATTTCTATACTTTATAGTTATGTTAACTATGGAACAACAGTAATTTGTTTAAGAAATGATATCAACTTAGGCTATCAATTAGCGGAAGTAGCTTTAATTCTCCTCAAACAAATAAATGCACAAATTGTATCGCCACAAGTTAAGATGCCAAGTGCGATCAATATTCTATATAAGAAAAAACATTTAAGAGAGGTAATGCACCTTTTAGTTGAGTCTATACAAGAAGCAATTGAGTATGGTGATTTTGACTTTGCCTGTCATAGCGCCAATTTTTACTGTGAACATTCTTTTTTTGTCGGAGAAAACCTAGAAGATGTTCATAAAAAACAAAAATATTATCTTGATTTTATCAGACAAAATAAAAAAGAATATCAACTATTTTTTACTAATATTTCTGCTCAAGCTGTCACTAATTTAATAACTAATTATCAACTCAATAATGATCTTCAAGGCGAGTTCTTGCAAGAGGTAGAAGATATTGAATATCTGAAAACTGTAAATAATCAAATTGTTTTGTTTCAATACTATTTCTACAAAGTTTTACTTTCTTATTTATCTAAACAGTACCAAGACGCAATTCAATATAGTAAACTTGCTTTAGACTACTCGCTATTTATTAAGGCTGAGTTTATTTTTACAGAACATAACTTATATTATTCTTTATCACTTTTAGGTCAGTACCGTACTAGTGAATTAGAAAGTAATAAAAATCATCAAGATGTACAACAAGTTATTGAAAACCAAGAATTAATGAAAACTTGGGCATATTATGCACCAATGAATTTTAAATATCGCTATGAACTGGTAGAAGCGGAAAAAGCAAAGGTTTTAGGAGAAACTTTGACCGCAATGGAACTTTACGATCGCGCAATTATTGGCGCAAAAGAAAATAGATACATTCAATATGTTGCTTTAGGAAATGAACTGGCTGGGGAATTTTATTTAGGTTTAGGTCGCCAGAAAATTGCCCAAACCTATCTAGCAGAAGCACACTATGCTTATCGGCGATGGGGGTCAACTGCTAAAGTGGAAGATTTAGAAACAAGATATCCACAATTTCGCCTAGCGGAAACCATACCTTTACCGAAAATTAAAACCTCAACTGAATTAGATTCAAGCACAAATAGCGATCCGAGAAACTTAGACTTGATGACAATTATTAAAGCTCATCAAAGCCTCTCTTCAGAAATCATCTTAGATAATTTGCTGGCGAAGTTAATTGAAATAGTTGTTGAAAATGCTGGCGCACAAATTGGATATTTAATTTTAGAAAAAGAGCAGCAATTATTCATTGAGGCTTATTCGCAAAAAACAGAAACAAAATTGCTGCTTTCAACGCCAGTCATCAGTAGCACCCAGATCCCACTTTCGATTATTAATTATGTTGCTAGGACAAAAGAAAGTACAATTTTAGATGAAGCGAGTACAGAGGAACTATTCCATCAAGATCCTTACATTATTCAGAATCAACCTCGATCCGTGTTATGTACGCCAATTTTAAATCAAGGGGAATTTCTCGGTTTAATTTATCTGGAAAATAACTTGACGACCGAAGCCTTTACAAGTGACCGTTTAGAAGTAATTAACCTTCTCTCTTCTCAGGCTGCAATTTCTCTTAAAAATGCGGTGCTTTATCAAGATATGGAAGCACTGAATATGGATTTAGAACTCGCAAAAGCCTATTTAGCTGAATCCAATCAAAACTTAGAACAAAAAATACAACAACGCACCCAAAGCCTTTCCGAAACTTTAGAAATATTGAAAGCAACCCAAGCCGAACTCAAGTTTGAAAACCGCCTCCTTAAAAGTGAAGAAGACTTTTCTGCTTATTATTATCAAGTGGGGGGAAGTTTACCGATGGATGCGCCAACTTATGTGGTGCGTTCGGCGGATCGCTATCTCTACAAAGCATTAAAACAAGGAGAATTTTGTTATATTCTCAATCCCCGACAAATGGGAAAATCGAGTTTAATGATTCAAATGATGCAGCATCTCCGTAAAGAAGGATTTGCTTGCGCTGCGGTTGATTTAACTCGTATTGGAAGCGATGAAGTCACTCCCAGTCAATGGTACAAAGGGTTAGCGGTGGAGTTGTGGAAGAATTTTGGATTATTACGAGTGGTGAATTTCAAAAGCTGGTGGAATGAACAAACGGATTTATCTCCCGTTCAACGATTGAGTCACTTTATTGAAGAAGTCTTGCTTCCCTATGTTGGAGAACAAGAGAAGATTGTGATTTTTATTGATGAAATTGATTGTGTTTTGGGTTTAAACTTCTCAGTCAATGACTTTTTTGCCCTGATTCGTTCCTGTTACAATCAACGTAGTCTCAAACCAGAATATCAACGGTTAACGTTTGTTTTATTAGGAGTTGCAACGCCTTCTGATTTGATTACCGACTATCAGAGAACGCCCTTTAATATTGGTCAAGAAATTACCTTAAAAGGATTTAAGCAACATGAAGCCCAACCCTTGTTACAGGGGTTAACGGAAAAAGTGGAAAATCCCCAAACCTTATTACGAGAAATTTTATCTTGGACGAATGGACAACCGTTTCTGACGCAAAAACTCTGTCGCTTAATTCGTCAAACCTCTGAGACTATTCCGACAAATGAGGAAGCAGAATGGGTGGAAAATCTAGTACAAACGAAGATTATTAATAATTGGGAAAGCCAAGATGAACCCGAACATTTAAGAACCGTGCGCGATCGCGTTCTCTACTCTTCTGTTCCCGCACAGGAAACCCTACCGCTTTATCAACAGATTTTAGAATCAGGTCAGGTTTCTAGTTCCGAAACACCCGCCGAACAAGTGTTATTACTCTCGGGGTTAGTCGAGAAAGAAGCGGGAAATCTGAAAGTCAAAAATCAGATTTATCAGAGGATTTTTAATCAAGATTGGATCGCGCATCATTTATCTAAATCCTGA